One window of the Sporichthyaceae bacterium genome contains the following:
- the pstS gene encoding phosphate ABC transporter substrate-binding protein PstS, with protein sequence MKLRPHGRVAVTLGACLALAACGSDNNTATTNQQPVNVAPVSTVQTPSAVATTASTSSNGISCSGSGVLNGEGSTAQANAISSWVSTYQAACSGVTINYNGTGSGAGVKQFTANQVDWAGSDSALKPEEIDPAKARCGGNDVYDIPMAVGPIAVAYNLAGIDGLVLDGPAIAKIFTGKITKWDDQAIKDLNPSVSLPSKDIKVFFRSDESGTTENFEKYMAAAGGGNWTAAPGKAFGGGVGEGQTKSAGVQQAVKATDGGIAYIEYSYAKDANLGVAKVKTGTDAVELTAENAGKALAAATLVGTGNDLSLKLDYTTTQPGAYPIVLVTYEIVCSKGLDATKTGILKSFLSYLASDAGQQAISSIGYGTLPADLVAKITASIAAISA encoded by the coding sequence GTGAAGCTTCGCCCGCACGGACGCGTCGCCGTCACCCTCGGCGCCTGCCTGGCGTTGGCCGCCTGCGGCTCCGACAACAACACCGCGACCACCAATCAGCAGCCGGTGAACGTTGCCCCGGTGAGTACCGTCCAGACCCCGTCCGCGGTTGCCACCACCGCATCGACGTCCTCGAACGGCATTTCCTGCTCCGGTTCCGGGGTGCTGAACGGTGAGGGTTCCACTGCCCAAGCCAACGCGATCAGCAGCTGGGTCTCCACCTATCAGGCCGCTTGCTCCGGCGTGACCATCAACTACAACGGCACCGGTTCCGGTGCCGGCGTCAAGCAGTTCACCGCCAACCAGGTGGACTGGGCCGGTTCGGACTCCGCGCTCAAGCCCGAGGAGATCGACCCGGCCAAGGCCCGCTGCGGCGGCAACGACGTCTACGACATTCCGATGGCCGTCGGCCCGATCGCGGTGGCGTACAACCTGGCCGGCATCGACGGCCTGGTGCTGGACGGTCCGGCCATCGCCAAGATCTTCACTGGCAAGATCACCAAGTGGGACGACCAGGCCATCAAGGACCTGAACCCCTCGGTCAGCCTGCCGAGCAAGGACATCAAGGTCTTCTTCCGTTCCGATGAGTCGGGCACCACGGAGAACTTCGAGAAGTACATGGCCGCAGCCGGCGGCGGTAACTGGACCGCGGCGCCCGGCAAGGCCTTCGGCGGCGGCGTCGGTGAGGGCCAGACCAAGTCCGCCGGTGTGCAGCAGGCGGTCAAGGCCACCGACGGCGGCATCGCCTACATCGAGTACTCCTACGCCAAGGACGCCAACCTCGGCGTGGCCAAGGTGAAGACCGGAACCGACGCGGTCGAGCTGACCGCAGAGAATGCGGGCAAGGCGCTGGCCGCGGCCACCCTGGTGGGCACCGGCAACGACCTGTCGCTGAAGCTGGACTACACGACCACGCAGCCGGGCGCGTACCCGATCGTGCTGGTGACCTACGAGATCGTCTGCTCGAAGGGCCTGGACGCCACCAAGACCGGGATCCTCAAGTCCTTCCTGAGCTATCTGGCCTCCGACGCCGGCCAGCAGGCGATCTCCAGCATCGGCTACGGCACGCTGCCGGCGGACCTGGTCGCCAAGATCACCGCCTCCATCGCGGCCATCAGTGCCTAA
- the pstC gene encoding phosphate ABC transporter permease subunit PstC translates to MPNAATLEFADRPATPAGRGIECGSQRGDRIFAGFAKGSGIAIIALVAMVAAFLIKTATPSLYHDHARFLYSRQWDLTPGNLHFGVAGMFYTTCLIAAFAMLLAVPIAVGIALFLTFWMPRKYAGPLAALIDLLAAVPSIVYGIWGIYVLSPKLQPFAGKLEDALGWCPLFAHTGVSRGTIFTGGVVLGIMILPIITAVSREVFSQVPQPQVEAALGLGATRWEMVRLAVLPFGRSGVVSAAMLGLGRALGETIAITLILSTPPTGAPFKASLFNGGETFASKIANNAQEFDSPAKTGAFIAAGLMLFILTFAVNAVARIIVNSDKGKA, encoded by the coding sequence GTGCCTAACGCCGCAACCCTCGAGTTCGCGGACCGGCCGGCGACCCCGGCCGGCCGCGGCATCGAGTGCGGCTCCCAGCGCGGCGACCGGATCTTCGCGGGTTTCGCCAAGGGGTCGGGCATCGCGATCATCGCCCTGGTGGCGATGGTCGCGGCCTTCCTCATCAAGACGGCGACGCCCTCGCTGTACCACGACCACGCGCGCTTCCTGTACTCACGGCAGTGGGATCTGACGCCGGGCAACCTGCACTTCGGGGTGGCCGGGATGTTCTACACCACGTGCTTGATCGCCGCGTTCGCCATGCTGTTGGCCGTGCCGATCGCGGTCGGCATCGCGTTGTTCCTGACCTTCTGGATGCCGCGCAAATACGCCGGGCCGCTGGCCGCCCTTATCGACCTGTTGGCCGCGGTGCCCTCGATCGTTTACGGCATCTGGGGCATCTATGTGCTGTCCCCGAAGCTGCAGCCATTCGCGGGCAAGCTGGAGGACGCACTGGGCTGGTGCCCGCTGTTCGCGCACACCGGGGTTTCCCGCGGCACGATCTTCACCGGCGGCGTGGTGCTGGGCATCATGATTCTGCCGATCATCACCGCGGTCAGCCGCGAGGTGTTCTCCCAGGTGCCCCAGCCGCAGGTGGAGGCCGCGCTGGGCTTGGGCGCCACCCGCTGGGAAATGGTCCGACTGGCCGTGCTGCCCTTCGGTCGCTCCGGCGTGGTGAGTGCCGCGATGCTCGGCCTGGGCCGCGCCCTCGGCGAGACCATCGCGATCACGCTGATCCTGTCCACCCCGCCGACCGGCGCGCCGTTCAAGGCCTCGCTGTTCAACGGCGGTGAGACCTTCGCCTCGAAGATCGCGAACAACGCGCAGGAGTTCGACTCTCCGGCCAAGACCGGCGCCTTCATCGCCGCAGGCCTGATGTTGTTCATCCTCACCTTCGCGGTCAACGCCGTCGCGCGCATCATCGTGAACTCGGACAAAGGCAAGGCCTGA
- the pstA gene encoding phosphate ABC transporter permease PstA yields the protein MSTAFLAHDVNVADRAAGPLLIPAARGRRIRNLAATAFVTLSFVVAVIPLVWIITEVVVKGAPDVFHPSWWSHSQNGVTERREGGGAFHAITGSVLQTAVCALIAVPLALMVAIFLVEYGRGRLNSAVGFIVDVLTGIPSIVAALFIYALLITTFGFQRQGFAVSLALVLLMIPVVVRTTEEMLKLVPDDLREASLALGVPKWKTTVRIVIPTALPGIITGVMLGIARVIGETAPLLILVGYSKTINNNLFSGFQGSLPGMILNEATNITLKPAEGRVWGAALTLILIVLTLNVVARLIARSTSSRAKK from the coding sequence ATGAGCACCGCATTTCTCGCCCATGACGTGAACGTCGCGGACCGCGCGGCCGGCCCGTTGTTGATCCCGGCGGCACGGGGGCGCCGGATTCGCAACCTGGCGGCCACCGCGTTCGTCACCCTGTCGTTCGTGGTCGCGGTGATCCCGCTGGTCTGGATCATCACCGAGGTGGTCGTCAAGGGCGCCCCTGATGTGTTCCACCCCAGCTGGTGGTCGCATTCGCAGAACGGCGTCACCGAGCGCCGCGAGGGCGGCGGCGCCTTCCACGCGATCACGGGTTCGGTGCTGCAGACCGCGGTCTGCGCGCTCATCGCGGTGCCGTTGGCCCTGATGGTGGCGATCTTCCTGGTCGAGTACGGCCGGGGCAGGTTGAACAGCGCGGTGGGCTTCATCGTGGACGTGCTCACCGGCATCCCGTCGATCGTGGCGGCGCTGTTCATCTACGCGCTGCTGATCACCACGTTCGGGTTCCAACGGCAGGGCTTCGCGGTCTCGCTGGCCCTGGTCCTGCTGATGATCCCGGTGGTGGTGCGTACCACCGAGGAGATGCTCAAGCTGGTGCCGGATGACCTGCGGGAGGCCTCCCTTGCGCTGGGCGTGCCGAAGTGGAAGACCACGGTGCGCATCGTCATCCCGACCGCGCTGCCGGGCATCATCACCGGCGTCATGCTCGGTATCGCCCGGGTCATCGGGGAAACCGCCCCGTTGCTGATCCTGGTCGGCTACTCGAAGACGATCAACAACAACCTGTTCAGCGGGTTCCAGGGTTCGCTGCCCGGAATGATCCTCAACGAGGCCACCAACATCACGCTGAAGCCCGCAGAGGGCCGCGTCTGGGGTGCCGCACTCACCCTCATCCTCATCGTGTTGACGCTCAACGTCGTCGCCCGACTGATTGCCCGTTCCACCTCCTCGCGCGCCAAGAAGTAG
- the pstB gene encoding phosphate ABC transporter ATP-binding protein PstB codes for MAKRIDLSSLSVFYGKFRAVDDVNMNIEPKSVTAFIGPSGCGKSTLLRSLNRMHELAGQGRIEGKVLLDGTDLYASNVDPVSVRRTIGMVFQRPNPFPTMSIFDNVASGLRLNGIRDRKRVAETVERSLQSAGLWKEVNNRLSKPASGLSGGQQQRLCIARAIAVEPQVLLMDEPCSALDPISTLAIEDLIHDLKQRFTIVIVTHNMQQAARVSDTTAFFNIAGTGKPGKLIEIDATSRIFSTPSEKATEDYISGRFG; via the coding sequence ATGGCCAAGCGCATCGACCTCTCGTCGCTGAGCGTCTTCTACGGCAAGTTCCGCGCGGTGGACGACGTCAACATGAACATCGAGCCGAAGTCGGTGACCGCGTTCATCGGCCCGTCCGGCTGCGGCAAGTCCACCCTGCTGCGCTCGCTGAACCGCATGCACGAGTTGGCCGGGCAGGGGCGCATCGAGGGCAAGGTGCTGCTCGACGGCACCGACCTGTACGCCAGCAACGTGGACCCGGTCAGCGTGCGCCGCACCATCGGCATGGTGTTCCAGCGGCCGAACCCGTTCCCCACGATGTCGATCTTCGACAACGTGGCCTCGGGTCTGCGGCTGAACGGCATACGCGACCGCAAGCGCGTCGCCGAGACCGTGGAGCGTTCGCTGCAGAGCGCGGGCCTGTGGAAAGAGGTCAACAATCGACTGAGCAAGCCCGCTTCCGGCTTGTCCGGCGGTCAGCAGCAGCGGCTGTGCATTGCCCGCGCGATCGCGGTGGAACCGCAGGTGCTGCTGATGGACGAGCCCTGCTCCGCGCTGGACCCGATCTCCACGCTGGCCATCGAGGACCTGATCCACGACCTTAAGCAGCGCTTCACCATCGTCATCGTCACGCACAACATGCAGCAGGCCGCGCGCGTCTCGGACACCACCGCGTTCTTCAACATCGCGGGCACCGGTAAGCCCGGCAAGCTCATCGAGATCGACGCCACCTCGCGGATCTTCTCCACCCCGTCGGAGAAAGCCACCGAAGATTACATTTCGGGACGTTTCGGCTGA
- a CDS encoding ATP-binding cassette domain-containing protein: MIEVRGLTKRYGETVAVDKLSFTVPSGVVTGFLGPNGAGKSTTMRMIAGLDAPSAGSVRVNGQRYRRTAAPMAELGILLEARAVHTSRSAFYHLLALAQSNGIARGRVDEVIDLVGLRSVAKQRAGAFSLGMGQRLGIAAALLGDPQTVVLDEPVNGLDPEGIRWVRELLQNLAAAGRTVFISSHLMSEMALTATRLIVIGRGRLIADTTVQEFVARASGRTVLVRTPDEGVLTALLCGPAVRVHTVEPGRLRIEGLSAEEVGDLAWRNNIRVHELTVQQASLEEAFMELTAGAVQYQAGSIQPNGLSTA, from the coding sequence ATGATCGAGGTCCGTGGGCTGACCAAGCGCTACGGGGAGACGGTGGCCGTCGACAAGCTCTCCTTCACCGTGCCCTCCGGCGTGGTGACCGGCTTCCTGGGCCCCAACGGCGCCGGGAAGTCCACCACTATGCGCATGATCGCCGGACTGGACGCACCGTCCGCCGGGTCGGTGCGGGTCAACGGGCAGCGTTACCGGCGCACGGCCGCGCCGATGGCCGAGTTGGGCATCTTGCTCGAGGCGCGCGCGGTGCACACCTCCCGCTCCGCCTTCTACCACCTGCTGGCACTCGCCCAGAGCAACGGCATCGCGCGTGGTCGGGTCGATGAGGTCATCGACCTGGTCGGCCTGCGGTCGGTGGCCAAGCAGCGTGCTGGGGCCTTCTCCCTGGGCATGGGCCAGCGACTGGGCATCGCCGCCGCCCTGCTCGGCGACCCACAGACCGTGGTGCTCGACGAGCCGGTGAACGGTCTGGACCCGGAGGGCATCCGCTGGGTCCGCGAACTGCTGCAGAACCTGGCCGCGGCCGGGCGCACGGTGTTCATCTCCTCCCACCTGATGAGCGAGATGGCGTTGACCGCGACCCGGCTGATCGTCATCGGTCGCGGCCGGCTGATCGCGGACACCACGGTGCAGGAGTTCGTGGCCCGCGCCTCCGGACGCACGGTCTTGGTGCGCACCCCGGACGAGGGGGTGCTCACCGCGCTGCTCTGCGGACCCGCGGTGCGGGTGCACACCGTGGAGCCGGGCCGGTTGCGGATCGAGGGGCTGTCCGCCGAGGAAGTCGGTGACCTGGCCTGGCGCAACAACATCCGGGTGCACGAACTGACGGTGCAGCAGGCCTCGCTGGAAGAGGCCTTCATGGAGCTGACCGCGGGTGCCGTGCAGTACCAGGCCGGCTCCATTCAGCCCAACGGGCTGAGCACCGCGTAG
- a CDS encoding inorganic phosphate transporter — translation METTAVIVVLVALGFGYTNGFHDAANAIAISISTRALTPRVALALAAVMNFIGAFLGTKVATTVGKGIITTPAGEHGLIIVLGGLAGAIAWNLFTWYFGLPSSSSHALFGGLIGAALASSNTVKWHGVLHKIVIPMLISPLVGFAAAFLLMVAILWIFRNGSPGPLNRGFRLAQVLSATAMALGHGVQDVQKTMGVIYLTLLTSHHLDPHDSIPWWVTAASAGAISAGTYSGGWRVMRTLGRGIIDLDPARGFVAQTVGSIVLYVTAYVYAAPISTTHTITASVMGVGATKRFNAVRWGVAGNILLGWVLTIPMAGLVGAGAYAVLSPLG, via the coding sequence GTGGAGACAACGGCGGTCATCGTCGTCCTGGTCGCCCTCGGGTTCGGCTACACCAACGGCTTTCACGACGCCGCGAACGCGATCGCCATCTCCATCTCTACCCGCGCGCTGACCCCACGAGTCGCGCTGGCCCTGGCGGCGGTGATGAACTTCATCGGTGCCTTCTTGGGTACCAAGGTGGCAACCACCGTCGGTAAGGGCATCATCACCACCCCGGCCGGGGAACACGGCCTGATCATCGTGTTGGGCGGCCTGGCCGGGGCGATCGCGTGGAATCTGTTCACCTGGTATTTCGGGCTGCCCTCGTCCTCCTCGCACGCGCTGTTCGGTGGGCTGATCGGCGCAGCGCTGGCCTCGTCGAACACCGTGAAATGGCACGGTGTGCTGCACAAGATCGTGATTCCGATGCTGATCTCGCCGTTGGTCGGGTTCGCGGCGGCGTTCCTGCTGATGGTCGCGATCCTGTGGATCTTCCGGAACGGCAGCCCTGGTCCGCTCAACCGCGGCTTCCGTCTGGCACAGGTCCTGTCCGCGACCGCGATGGCGCTGGGGCACGGGGTCCAGGACGTGCAGAAGACGATGGGCGTCATCTATCTGACCTTGCTGACGTCCCATCACCTTGACCCCCACGACTCGATCCCGTGGTGGGTCACCGCGGCCTCGGCCGGGGCGATCTCGGCCGGCACCTACTCCGGGGGCTGGCGGGTGATGCGCACGCTGGGCCGCGGCATCATCGACCTGGACCCGGCGCGGGGATTCGTCGCGCAGACGGTGGGCTCCATCGTGTTGTACGTCACCGCCTACGTGTACGCCGCGCCGATCTCCACCACACACACCATCACCGCGTCGGTGATGGGGGTGGGCGCCACCAAACGGTTCAACGCGGTGCGCTGGGGTGTGGCGGGCAACATCCTGCTGGGTTGGGTGTTGACCATCCCGATGGCGGGGTTGGTCGGCGCGGGCGCCTACGCGGTGCTCAGCCCGTTGGGCTGA
- a CDS encoding DUF47 family protein: protein MALRFTPRKTSFYDMFAASAANLVVGVNLLTELLGSTPTERQEIADRMKAAEHASDEITHGIMREVNSTFVTPFDREDIYRLASSLDDVMDAIDAAVDLVVLYQIDELPAGLADQVEVLERAAEITAQAMPRLRVMKNLREYWIEINRLENAGDQIYRRLLAKLYSGEYDALSVLKLKEVVEQLEAAADAFENVANTVESIAVKES from the coding sequence GTGGCCCTGCGCTTCACCCCACGCAAGACCTCGTTCTACGACATGTTTGCCGCCTCGGCGGCAAACCTCGTGGTCGGGGTGAACCTGCTGACCGAGCTGCTGGGCTCGACGCCGACGGAACGGCAAGAGATTGCCGACCGGATGAAGGCCGCTGAACACGCCAGCGACGAGATCACCCACGGCATCATGCGCGAGGTCAACTCCACCTTCGTGACCCCGTTCGACCGTGAGGACATCTACCGATTGGCCTCCAGCCTGGACGACGTCATGGACGCCATCGACGCCGCGGTTGACCTGGTGGTGCTCTACCAAATTGATGAACTGCCCGCCGGTCTGGCCGACCAGGTCGAGGTGCTCGAGCGGGCCGCGGAGATCACTGCGCAGGCGATGCCGCGGCTGCGGGTGATGAAGAACCTTCGCGAGTACTGGATCGAGATCAACCGGCTGGAGAACGCCGGGGACCAGATCTACCGGCGCCTGTTGGCCAAGTTGTACAGCGGCGAGTACGACGCGCTGAGCGTGCTCAAGCTCAAGGAGGTCGTGGAGCAGCTGGAGGCAGCCGCGGACGCGTTCGAGAACGTGGCCAACACCGTGGAAAGCATCGCGGTGAAGGAATCCTGA
- a CDS encoding metal-sensitive transcriptional regulator yields the protein MEPPGEHSRGYTADKEVYLKRLRRIEGQIRGLQRMVTEDAYCIDVLTQVSAATKALQSVALGLLEEHLGHCVGHAVDHGEAAMEAKVKEAAEAIARLVRS from the coding sequence ATCGAGCCCCCCGGCGAGCACAGCCGGGGCTACACCGCGGACAAGGAGGTCTACCTCAAGCGGCTGCGCCGGATCGAGGGCCAGATCCGCGGTCTGCAACGCATGGTGACCGAGGACGCCTACTGCATCGACGTGCTGACCCAGGTGTCCGCGGCCACCAAGGCACTGCAGTCGGTCGCGCTCGGCCTGCTCGAGGAGCATCTCGGTCACTGCGTCGGCCATGCCGTGGACCACGGCGAGGCCGCCATGGAGGCCAAGGTCAAGGAAGCCGCCGAAGCCATCGCCCGCTTGGTCCGCTCGTAA
- a CDS encoding heavy-metal-associated domain-containing protein codes for MSTVYSVPGMTCQHCVAAITSEVGQVPGVQSVVVDLEAKTVTVDAPSVDDAALRAAIDEAGYAVA; via the coding sequence GTGAGCACCGTGTATTCGGTTCCCGGCATGACCTGCCAGCACTGCGTCGCCGCGATCACCAGCGAGGTCGGTCAGGTGCCCGGTGTGCAATCGGTGGTCGTCGACCTGGAGGCCAAGACCGTCACCGTGGACGCACCCTCGGTGGACGACGCCGCGCTGCGCGCCGCGATCGACGAAGCCGGA